One stretch of Serinicoccus hydrothermalis DNA includes these proteins:
- the coxB gene encoding cytochrome c oxidase subunit II yields the protein MLAVTAGALALSGCGESLTRGYLPEPATEVGEDVVSFWNATWIAALAVGVLVWALILWAVFAYRRRSEDDIPVQFRYHVPFEILYTVVPVLMVAAMFGQTVNLQNAMLDTDPEPDVTVNVVGKKWSWDFNYVDEQVYVSGQQAQDLNDGAEGVPETLPTLVLPVDSRVEFVLTSRDVIHSFWVVNFLQKMDMVPGRVNIFQVTTTEEGTFAGKCAELCGAYHSEMLFQVEVVSQEEYDAFIADLEESGNTGQLGPDLDMYELQPDQQDKLPEGVRN from the coding sequence GTGCTCGCCGTCACGGCGGGGGCGCTGGCCCTGTCGGGTTGTGGTGAGTCGCTGACCCGCGGCTACCTGCCCGAGCCCGCGACCGAGGTCGGCGAGGACGTCGTCAGCTTCTGGAACGCCACGTGGATCGCCGCCCTGGCCGTGGGTGTCCTCGTGTGGGCGCTCATCCTGTGGGCGGTCTTCGCCTACCGGCGCCGCAGCGAGGACGACATCCCGGTTCAGTTCCGCTACCACGTGCCGTTCGAGATCCTCTACACCGTCGTCCCGGTCCTCATGGTCGCGGCGATGTTCGGGCAGACCGTCAACCTGCAGAACGCCATGCTCGACACCGACCCGGAGCCGGACGTCACCGTCAACGTCGTCGGCAAGAAGTGGAGCTGGGACTTCAACTACGTCGACGAGCAGGTCTACGTCTCCGGCCAGCAGGCCCAGGACCTCAACGACGGCGCGGAGGGCGTGCCCGAGACCCTGCCCACGCTGGTGCTGCCGGTGGACAGCCGGGTCGAGTTCGTGCTCACCTCCCGCGACGTCATCCACTCGTTCTGGGTGGTCAACTTCCTGCAGAAGATGGACATGGTCCCCGGGCGGGTCAACATCTTCCAGGTGACGACCACCGAGGAGGGCACCTTCGCCGGCAAGTGCGCCGAGCTGTGCGGTGCATACCACTCCGAGATGCTCTTCCAGGTCGAGGTCGTCTCGCAGGAGGAGTACGACGCCTTCATCGCCGACCTCGAGGAGTCCGGCAACACCGGTCAGCTCGGACCCGATCTGGACATGTACGAGCTGCAGCCGGACCAGCAGGACAAGCTGCCCGAGGGAGTGAGGAACTGA
- a CDS encoding glutathione S-transferase family protein: MSDDSTTQSEGSSGYVSSGSFERKSRYIPERITRDGRDGFPVEPGRYRLVVSRACPWAHRMILTRHLLGLQDVIGMGVAGPVHDEDSWTFDLDPGEVDPVLGIPKLKDAYDARPEGYPDSGITVPAFVDTTTGRVVTNDFHQMVKDLVTEWGEYQRADAPDLWPEHLRDEIEEVSDLVYADVNNGVYQCGFAGSQEAYEEAYQRLFSRLDWLSERLEHQRYLVGDQLTLADVRLWPTLARFDAAYHGHFKCNRQKLTEMPVLWAYARDLWQTWDFGSTTDLDQVKAHYYATHRDINPTGVVPLGPDTSGWTTPHGREELG; encoded by the coding sequence ATGAGTGACGATTCAACTACCCAGTCCGAAGGGTCGTCGGGCTACGTGAGCTCCGGCAGCTTCGAGCGCAAGAGCCGCTACATCCCCGAGCGCATCACCCGCGACGGGCGCGACGGCTTCCCGGTCGAGCCGGGCCGCTACCGCCTCGTCGTGTCCCGCGCCTGCCCCTGGGCGCACCGCATGATCCTCACCCGCCACCTGCTGGGGCTGCAGGACGTCATCGGTATGGGCGTGGCCGGCCCGGTCCACGACGAGGACTCCTGGACCTTCGACCTGGACCCCGGCGAGGTCGACCCGGTCCTGGGGATACCGAAGCTCAAGGACGCCTACGACGCGCGCCCCGAGGGCTACCCGGACTCCGGCATCACCGTGCCGGCTTTCGTCGACACCACCACCGGACGCGTGGTCACCAACGACTTCCACCAGATGGTCAAGGACCTCGTGACCGAGTGGGGGGAGTACCAGCGCGCCGACGCCCCAGACCTGTGGCCCGAGCACCTGCGCGACGAGATCGAGGAGGTCTCGGACCTCGTCTACGCCGACGTCAACAACGGCGTCTACCAGTGCGGCTTCGCCGGGAGCCAGGAGGCCTACGAGGAGGCGTACCAGCGGCTCTTCTCCCGCCTGGACTGGCTCTCGGAGCGGCTGGAGCACCAGCGCTACCTCGTGGGCGACCAGCTCACCCTGGCCGACGTCCGGCTCTGGCCGACCCTGGCGCGCTTCGACGCGGCCTACCACGGCCACTTCAAGTGCAACCGGCAGAAGCTCACCGAGATGCCGGTGCTCTGGGCCTACGCCCGCGACCTCTGGCAGACCTGGGACTTCGGCTCGACGACCGACCTGGACCAGGTCAAGGCGCACTACTACGCCACGCACCGCGACATCAACCCCACCGGTGTCGTGCCGCTCGGCCCGGACACCAGCGGCTGGACCACGCCGCACGGTCGCGAGGAGCTCGGCTGA
- a CDS encoding cytochrome c oxidase subunit 4, producing the protein MRAEVKVFGLLVPFFALATALYAYFTDPREWVGIVGLMLTTLFSAFISFYLWVTGRKTDLRPEDDLEGEIGDLSGDYGHFAPYSWWPLWLGMSIAVVALGLAVGWWLLICAVPFLLISILGWTFEFFRGEKAI; encoded by the coding sequence ATGCGCGCCGAGGTCAAGGTCTTCGGTCTCCTCGTCCCGTTCTTCGCGCTGGCGACCGCGCTGTACGCCTACTTCACCGATCCCCGCGAGTGGGTGGGCATCGTCGGGCTGATGCTGACGACGCTCTTCTCCGCCTTCATCTCGTTCTACCTCTGGGTGACCGGCCGCAAGACCGACCTGCGCCCGGAGGACGACCTCGAGGGCGAGATCGGGGACCTGTCCGGGGACTACGGCCACTTCGCCCCCTACTCGTGGTGGCCGCTGTGGCTGGGGATGTCGATCGCGGTGGTGGCCCTCGGGCTGGCCGTGGGGTGGTGGCTGCTCATCTGCGCCGTGCCCTTCCTGCTCATCTCCATCCTGGGCTGGACCTTCGAGTTCTTCCGCGGCGAGAAGGCCATCTGA
- the erpA gene encoding iron-sulfur cluster insertion protein ErpA, with the protein MTDIQTTQTHGVTLTDLAAGKVKSLLEQEGRDDLRLRIGVQPGGCSGLIYQLYFDERTLDGDLVAEFDGVEVVVDRMSAPYLDGASIDFADTIEKQGFTIDNPNAGSSCACGDSFS; encoded by the coding sequence ATGACCGACATCCAGACGACCCAGACGCACGGCGTCACCCTCACCGACCTCGCCGCCGGCAAGGTCAAGAGCCTGCTGGAGCAGGAGGGCCGCGACGACCTGCGGCTGCGCATCGGCGTCCAGCCGGGTGGCTGCTCCGGCCTCATCTACCAGCTCTACTTCGACGAGCGCACCCTCGACGGCGACCTGGTCGCCGAGTTCGACGGGGTCGAGGTCGTCGTGGACCGGATGAGCGCCCCCTACCTCGACGGCGCCTCCATCGACTTCGCCGACACCATCGAGAAGCAGGGCTTCACGATCGACAACCCCAACGCAGGCAGCTCCTGCGCGTGCGGGGACAGCTTCAGCTGA
- the aat gene encoding leucyl/phenylalanyl-tRNA--protein transferase, protein MEPPPSVWDLTTAGAAPGEDLVGIGADLEPGTILAAYRAGLFPMGLGEGGADPLGWWSPDPRGVLLPGDLHLSRSAQRSRRSWTTTVDRAFDDVIEGCADPTRDGGWITAQIAQAYCRLHDLGWAHSVEVWDGDDLVGGVYGLALGRVFAGESMFHRAPDASKAALAGLVDVLSEDGAPWVLDTQWQTPHLRSLGVRTLDRPGYLRMVREHSVRELPRRWRGIPPCAEADGSA, encoded by the coding sequence GTGGAGCCGCCGCCCTCCGTCTGGGACCTCACGACGGCGGGCGCCGCCCCGGGCGAGGACCTCGTCGGCATCGGTGCCGACCTCGAACCCGGCACGATCCTCGCGGCCTACCGTGCCGGCCTGTTCCCCATGGGCCTGGGGGAGGGCGGCGCCGACCCGCTCGGCTGGTGGTCACCGGACCCGCGCGGCGTGCTGCTGCCGGGTGACCTCCACCTCAGCCGCTCCGCGCAGCGCTCCCGGCGGTCCTGGACGACGACGGTCGACCGGGCCTTCGACGACGTGATCGAGGGCTGTGCCGACCCGACCAGGGACGGCGGCTGGATCACCGCGCAGATCGCGCAGGCCTACTGCCGGCTGCACGACCTGGGGTGGGCCCACTCGGTCGAGGTGTGGGACGGGGACGACCTCGTGGGTGGGGTCTACGGGCTGGCGCTCGGGCGCGTGTTCGCGGGGGAGTCGATGTTCCACCGCGCGCCGGACGCCTCCAAGGCGGCCCTGGCGGGACTCGTCGACGTGCTCTCCGAGGACGGGGCTCCCTGGGTGCTGGACACCCAGTGGCAGACGCCCCACCTGCGCTCCCTCGGGGTGCGCACCCTCGACCGCCCCGGCTATCTCCGGATGGTGCGGGAACACTCGGTGCGCGAGCTGCCCCGGCGATGGCGCGGCATACCCCCCTGCGCAGAGGCCGACGGGAGTGCATGA
- the trpD gene encoding anthranilate phosphoribosyltransferase, which translates to MTSGAATGAAAHPTWPDVLTSLTRGEDLSSEVAGWAMDQVMSGAASDAQLGGFLTALRAKGETAQEMSGLAAMMLEHAHRFEVTGPTVDIVGTGGDRAMTVNISTMSAVVMAAAGATVVKHGNRAASSRSGSADMLEALGIGLDLAPERVRSVVEEAGITFCFALTFHPAMRYAGAVRRELGIGTAFNFLGPLTNPAQPRYAAVGCADARMAPLMAEVFAGRGTRAVVFRGDDGLDEITTATTSTLWWADDEGAVRRWSLDPGDLGLERHPVELLRGGDAEHNAEVARRLFAGEQGPVRDAVLLNAGTALSLVAAGEEGAHPASEGELREAVRAGMARAARALDDGSAAQVVQRWVRATA; encoded by the coding sequence GTGACCTCCGGCGCCGCGACGGGCGCCGCGGCGCACCCCACCTGGCCGGACGTCCTCACCTCGCTGACCCGCGGCGAGGACCTCTCCTCCGAGGTGGCGGGCTGGGCCATGGACCAGGTGATGTCCGGCGCGGCCAGCGACGCCCAGCTCGGCGGCTTCCTCACCGCGCTGCGGGCCAAGGGCGAGACGGCCCAGGAGATGTCGGGCCTCGCGGCCATGATGCTTGAGCACGCGCACCGCTTCGAGGTGACCGGACCCACCGTCGACATCGTCGGGACGGGCGGGGACCGCGCGATGACGGTCAACATCTCGACGATGTCCGCCGTCGTCATGGCCGCCGCGGGCGCGACCGTGGTCAAGCACGGCAACCGCGCCGCCTCCAGCCGCTCCGGCTCGGCCGACATGCTCGAGGCCCTGGGGATCGGGCTCGACCTCGCCCCGGAGCGGGTGCGGTCGGTCGTCGAGGAGGCGGGCATCACCTTCTGCTTCGCCCTGACCTTCCACCCCGCCATGAGGTATGCCGGTGCCGTCCGCCGCGAGCTGGGGATCGGGACCGCCTTCAACTTCCTCGGCCCCCTCACCAACCCGGCCCAGCCGCGGTACGCCGCGGTCGGGTGCGCCGACGCGCGCATGGCCCCGCTCATGGCCGAGGTCTTCGCCGGGCGCGGCACCCGGGCCGTCGTCTTCCGCGGCGACGACGGGCTGGACGAGATCACCACGGCCACGACGAGCACCCTCTGGTGGGCCGACGACGAGGGGGCCGTCCGACGATGGTCGCTCGATCCCGGCGACCTCGGGCTGGAGCGCCACCCGGTGGAGCTCCTGCGCGGCGGGGACGCCGAGCACAACGCCGAGGTCGCCCGTCGGCTCTTCGCCGGCGAGCAGGGGCCGGTGCGCGACGCCGTGCTCCTCAACGCCGGCACGGCGCTCTCGCTCGTGGCCGCCGGCGAGGAGGGCGCCCACCCGGCCTCCGAGGGCGAGCTGCGGGAGGCCGTCCGGGCCGGGATGGCTCGGGCCGCCCGCGCGCTGGACGACGGCTCGGCGGCGCAGGTCGTGCAGCGCTGGGTGCGCGCGACGGCCTGA
- a CDS encoding quinone oxidoreductase family protein gives MRAIVVEETGGPQALTLVDRPTPEPGPGQALVDVAAGGVNFIDTYQRSGAYPLPTPFVVGSEGAGTVRALGPDTSGVSVGDRVAWAMVPGTGYTEQAAIDVDRLVVVPSEVELETAAAVMLQGLTAHYLARSTFPAEPGHTALVTAAAGGVGLLLTQLLHRAGVRVIGTVGSPEKAELATAAGADEVVLYRENDLVEAVRDLTGAEGVHVVYDGVGKDTFDAGLELLRPRGTMVLFGAASGPVPPIDPQVLNQKGSLFLTRPSLAHYVADRAELTARADDILHLIANGELDVRISGRYPLAEAARAHEDLEGGGTTGKLILVP, from the coding sequence ATGCGTGCGATCGTCGTGGAAGAGACCGGTGGGCCGCAGGCCCTGACCCTCGTGGACCGCCCCACGCCCGAGCCCGGACCGGGCCAGGCGCTGGTCGACGTCGCCGCGGGCGGTGTGAACTTCATCGACACCTACCAGCGCTCCGGCGCCTACCCCCTCCCCACCCCCTTCGTGGTCGGCAGCGAGGGCGCCGGCACGGTGCGCGCCCTCGGCCCGGACACCTCGGGGGTGTCGGTCGGGGACCGCGTGGCGTGGGCGATGGTGCCGGGCACCGGCTACACCGAGCAGGCGGCGATCGACGTCGACCGGCTCGTCGTGGTCCCGTCCGAGGTGGAGCTGGAGACGGCCGCCGCCGTCATGCTGCAGGGGCTGACCGCGCACTACCTCGCCCGCAGCACCTTCCCCGCCGAGCCCGGGCATACCGCGCTGGTCACGGCTGCCGCGGGCGGTGTCGGGCTGCTGCTGACCCAGCTCCTGCACCGTGCCGGGGTGCGCGTCATCGGCACCGTCGGCTCGCCGGAGAAGGCCGAGCTGGCCACCGCCGCCGGGGCCGACGAGGTGGTCCTCTACCGCGAGAACGACCTGGTCGAGGCGGTCCGCGACCTCACCGGGGCCGAGGGCGTGCACGTGGTCTACGACGGGGTCGGCAAGGACACCTTCGACGCCGGGCTGGAGCTGCTGCGCCCACGCGGCACGATGGTGCTCTTCGGCGCGGCCAGCGGGCCGGTGCCACCGATCGACCCCCAGGTGCTCAACCAGAAGGGCTCGCTCTTCCTGACCCGCCCCTCCCTCGCGCACTACGTCGCCGACCGCGCCGAGCTCACCGCTCGCGCCGACGACATCCTGCACCTCATCGCCAACGGCGAGCTGGACGTGCGGATCTCGGGCCGCTACCCGTTGGCGGAGGCCGCCCGCGCGCACGAGGACCTCGAGGGCGGCGGCACCACCGGCAAGCTCATCCTCGTGCCCTGA
- a CDS encoding response regulator transcription factor has product MSSPAVPSTPTGTTSISILLYSNDRSVRDAVRIGVGERPADDVVVERWMECATPEVTLIEAQTGDYDLLVLDGESQPYGGMGVCRQLKNELFDCPPVLVLTGRPGDGWLATWSQADAVLSRPLDEARLTAAIADLARR; this is encoded by the coding sequence ATGAGTTCTCCTGCGGTCCCCTCCACCCCCACGGGCACCACCTCCATCTCGATCCTGCTCTACAGCAACGACCGCAGCGTGCGCGACGCCGTCCGGATCGGCGTGGGCGAGCGGCCCGCCGACGACGTGGTCGTGGAGCGGTGGATGGAGTGCGCCACCCCGGAGGTCACCCTCATCGAGGCGCAGACCGGTGACTACGACCTGCTCGTGCTCGACGGGGAGTCCCAGCCCTACGGCGGGATGGGCGTGTGCCGTCAGCTCAAGAACGAGCTCTTCGACTGCCCGCCCGTCCTCGTGCTCACCGGCCGCCCCGGCGACGGCTGGCTGGCGACGTGGTCGCAGGCCGACGCGGTGCTGTCCCGGCCGCTGGACGAGGCCCGGCTGACCGCGGCGATCGCCGACCTGGCCCGCCGGTGA
- a CDS encoding glycerate kinase: MPAPRVTVVVDRSGGRLAPGTAEDVAGGWAASAPHADVGAHASHDGGAGFATLVAERAAVTGLSVSSHPVLVPDPTGREVPADVAVVERPDGATAYLDTAQVAGRHLVDEEALADPAALSSEGVGVLLRCARDLGVGRVVVGVGDLACHDGGVGLLRHLGAGEDLRSLATVREGWSGTRLVLATTTEASLLGFHGASASLGEHGVPAEVTQRLETGLGELSDRVNALLPPQRDLLTGLPRRPERAAGAGAGGGVGYALQLLGARTDTGARLLLDELGIRDRLAGALVVLVTDAYDYTTVHEGVVADTARAALEVAAPTVVLAREVSVGRREGMSLGVSGSYAPRGQEDLAALAARVARTWTPGVQA; the protein is encoded by the coding sequence ATGCCCGCACCCCGCGTGACCGTCGTCGTCGACCGCTCCGGCGGCCGGCTGGCCCCGGGCACCGCCGAGGACGTCGCCGGCGGCTGGGCCGCGTCGGCCCCGCACGCCGACGTCGGGGCGCACGCCTCGCACGACGGCGGGGCCGGCTTCGCCACCCTCGTCGCCGAACGGGCCGCGGTCACCGGCCTGTCCGTGAGCAGCCACCCGGTGCTCGTCCCCGACCCGACCGGTCGCGAGGTGCCCGCCGACGTCGCCGTGGTCGAGCGCCCGGACGGTGCGACGGCATACCTCGACACGGCGCAGGTCGCGGGACGCCACCTCGTCGACGAGGAGGCCCTGGCCGACCCGGCAGCGCTGAGCAGCGAGGGCGTGGGCGTCCTGCTGCGCTGCGCCCGGGACCTCGGGGTGGGTCGCGTCGTCGTGGGGGTCGGGGACCTCGCCTGCCACGACGGTGGCGTCGGGCTGCTGCGCCACCTGGGGGCGGGGGAGGACCTGAGGTCGCTGGCCACGGTCCGCGAGGGCTGGTCGGGGACCCGGCTCGTGCTGGCGACGACGACCGAGGCCTCGCTGCTGGGCTTCCACGGCGCCAGCGCCTCGCTCGGGGAGCACGGGGTGCCCGCCGAGGTCACGCAACGGCTGGAGACCGGGCTGGGCGAGCTGAGCGACCGGGTCAACGCGCTGCTCCCCCCGCAGCGCGACCTGCTCACCGGGCTCCCGCGCAGGCCGGAGCGCGCCGCCGGCGCCGGGGCCGGAGGGGGAGTGGGGTATGCCCTCCAGCTGCTCGGGGCGCGGACCGACACCGGGGCGAGGCTGCTGCTCGACGAGCTGGGCATCCGCGACCGGCTCGCCGGGGCCCTCGTCGTCCTGGTCACGGACGCCTACGACTACACGACCGTGCACGAGGGCGTGGTGGCCGACACCGCACGGGCCGCGCTCGAGGTCGCTGCCCCGACGGTCGTCCTGGCCCGCGAGGTCTCCGTCGGCCGCCGGGAGGGGATGTCCCTCGGCGTGAGCGGCTCCTACGCCCCGCGCGGGCAGGAGGACCTCGCGGCGCTCGCGGCGCGGGTGGCCCGCACCTGGACACCGGGCGTGCAGGCGTGA
- the ctaD gene encoding cytochrome c oxidase subunit I has product MAITTERTATTATGTQVPAGVERSSFVRNFVRVITTTDHKVIGNLYFVATMGWFILGGLMALVIRAELFVPGLQVVDNPEIYNQMFTMHGTVMLLMFATPLFAGFANALVPLQIGSPDVAFPRLNMLAFWMFLFGSLIAVGGFLTPSGAASFGWFAYQPLAGPTHSPGLGGDLWVVGLAVSGFATIFGAVNFITTIVCMRAPGMTMFRVPFFTWTVLVTSILVLVVFPVLAAALFGMATDRIFGWHIYDPEHGGAMLWQHLFWFFGHPEVYIIALPFFGIISEVIPVFSRKPLFGYKTLVMATMAIAALSVSVWAHHMYATGAVLLEFFAIMTMLIAVPTGVKFFNWIGTMWRGSIKLDTPMLWAVGFLVTFLFGGLTGVILASPALDFHVSDTYFVVAHFHYVVFGTVVFAMFAGYYFWWPKFTGHMLDERLGKIHFWMLFLGFHGTFLIQHWLGVKVMPRRYADYLPEDGITWMNQLSTISSFLLAASMLPFFYAVWKSFKTPKVTSDDPWGWGMSLEWATSCPPPRHNFDSLPRIRSERAAFDLHHPQIGTLESPEPDKGVAEKLLGGPDTDPDGRVGTESGGYTGKEGR; this is encoded by the coding sequence ATGGCCATCACCACCGAGCGCACGGCCACCACCGCCACCGGCACGCAGGTGCCGGCCGGGGTCGAGCGCAGCTCCTTCGTCCGCAACTTCGTGCGCGTCATCACGACGACGGACCACAAGGTCATCGGCAACCTCTACTTCGTCGCCACCATGGGCTGGTTCATCCTCGGTGGCCTCATGGCGCTGGTCATCCGCGCCGAGCTCTTCGTCCCCGGCCTGCAGGTCGTGGACAACCCCGAGATCTACAACCAGATGTTCACCATGCACGGCACGGTGATGCTGCTCATGTTCGCGACGCCGCTCTTCGCCGGCTTCGCCAACGCGCTGGTGCCGCTGCAGATCGGCTCCCCGGACGTGGCCTTCCCGCGACTCAACATGCTGGCCTTCTGGATGTTCCTCTTCGGCAGCCTCATCGCCGTCGGGGGGTTCCTCACCCCCAGCGGTGCGGCGAGCTTCGGCTGGTTCGCCTACCAGCCGCTGGCCGGGCCCACGCACAGCCCGGGCCTGGGGGGCGATCTGTGGGTCGTGGGCCTGGCGGTCAGCGGCTTCGCCACGATCTTCGGCGCCGTCAACTTCATCACGACGATCGTCTGCATGCGGGCACCCGGCATGACGATGTTCCGGGTGCCGTTCTTCACCTGGACGGTTCTGGTGACCTCGATCCTGGTGCTCGTGGTCTTCCCCGTGCTCGCCGCCGCCTTGTTCGGGATGGCGACGGACCGCATCTTCGGGTGGCACATCTACGACCCCGAGCACGGGGGCGCCATGCTCTGGCAGCACCTGTTCTGGTTCTTCGGCCACCCCGAGGTCTACATCATCGCGCTGCCGTTCTTCGGGATCATCTCCGAGGTCATCCCGGTCTTCTCCCGCAAGCCGCTGTTCGGTTACAAGACGCTCGTCATGGCCACCATGGCGATCGCCGCACTGTCGGTCTCGGTGTGGGCCCACCACATGTATGCGACCGGCGCGGTCCTGCTCGAGTTCTTCGCCATCATGACGATGCTCATCGCCGTCCCGACCGGGGTGAAGTTCTTCAACTGGATCGGCACCATGTGGCGTGGCTCCATCAAGCTGGACACCCCGATGCTGTGGGCGGTCGGCTTCCTCGTGACCTTCCTCTTCGGTGGTCTGACGGGCGTCATCCTGGCCAGCCCCGCGCTGGACTTCCACGTCTCGGACACCTACTTCGTCGTAGCGCACTTCCACTACGTGGTCTTCGGCACCGTCGTCTTCGCGATGTTCGCCGGCTACTACTTCTGGTGGCCCAAGTTCACCGGCCACATGCTGGACGAGCGGCTGGGCAAGATCCACTTCTGGATGCTTTTCCTCGGCTTCCACGGCACCTTCCTCATCCAGCACTGGCTGGGTGTCAAGGTCATGCCCCGCCGGTATGCCGACTACCTCCCCGAGGACGGCATCACCTGGATGAACCAGCTGTCGACAATCTCCTCCTTCCTCCTCGCCGCTTCGATGCTCCCCTTCTTCTACGCGGTGTGGAAGAGCTTCAAGACCCCCAAGGTCACGAGCGACGACCCGTGGGGCTGGGGCATGTCGCTGGAGTGGGCCACCTCGTGCCCGCCGCCCCGCCACAACTTCGACTCGCTGCCGCGGATCCGCTCCGAGCGTGCCGCCTTCGACCTGCACCACCCGCAGATCGGGACGCTGGAGTCTCCGGAGCCCGACAAGGGCGTCGCCGAGAAGCTGCTCGGCGGTCCTGACACCGACCCGGACGGCCGGGTCGGCACCGAGTCCGGTGGCTACACCGGGAAGGAAGGTCGCTGA
- a CDS encoding c-type cytochrome — protein MSFLAARRRSPLALLVLIFLGLAFTGTAYAAMQANVPPGTSSEGATEEQLAEGRQLFLGNCASCHGANAEGNGSAGPSLHGVGAAAVDFQVATGRMPLPAPDVQAERNISQVKFSDEEITSLAVYIDSLAPGPDVPEAQWLDVSQGDPAAGGAVYRTNCAMCHNSSGTGGALTRGKYAPTLMGVEPQHIYEAMLTGPQSMPVFNDQNITPEEKRDVIAFLKSVEDGANDQGGHTLGSLGPAGDALFAWTIGILAFIGAAVWLGRKAA, from the coding sequence GTGAGTTTCCTCGCCGCCCGTCGCCGCAGCCCCCTGGCGCTGCTGGTGCTGATCTTCCTGGGCCTGGCCTTCACCGGCACGGCCTACGCGGCGATGCAGGCCAACGTGCCGCCCGGCACCTCCTCCGAGGGCGCCACCGAGGAGCAGCTGGCCGAGGGGCGGCAGCTCTTCCTCGGCAACTGCGCCTCCTGCCACGGTGCCAACGCCGAGGGCAACGGCAGCGCCGGCCCCTCGCTGCACGGCGTGGGTGCCGCGGCCGTCGACTTCCAGGTCGCCACCGGGCGCATGCCGCTCCCGGCGCCGGACGTCCAGGCCGAGCGCAACATCTCGCAGGTGAAGTTCAGCGACGAGGAGATCACCTCCCTCGCGGTCTACATCGACTCCCTCGCCCCCGGGCCGGACGTGCCCGAGGCGCAGTGGCTGGACGTCTCCCAGGGTGACCCCGCCGCCGGTGGTGCGGTCTACCGCACGAACTGCGCGATGTGCCACAACTCCTCCGGGACCGGCGGCGCCCTGACCCGCGGCAAGTACGCGCCCACGCTCATGGGTGTCGAGCCGCAGCACATCTACGAGGCCATGCTCACCGGGCCGCAGTCGATGCCCGTCTTCAACGACCAGAACATCACCCCCGAGGAGAAGCGCGACGTCATCGCCTTCCTCAAGAGCGTCGAGGACGGCGCCAACGACCAGGGCGGGCACACGCTCGGCAGCCTCGGTCCGGCCGGTGACGCGCTCTTCGCCTGGACGATCGGCATCCTGGCCTTCATCGGTGCCGCCGTGTGGCTCGGACGAAAGGCGGCCTGA